From one Ursus arctos isolate Adak ecotype North America unplaced genomic scaffold, UrsArc2.0 scaffold_1, whole genome shotgun sequence genomic stretch:
- the SFT2D3 gene encoding vesicle transport protein SFT2C → MADLHRQLQEYLAQGKAGGLAAAEPLLAAEKREETAAGDGPAGAWLGRAGLRWTWARGPAEPTVATGSACLPSVTRAQRLAASGVCLLLAALCFGLAALYAPVLLLRARKFALLWSLGSALALAGGTLLRGGAACGRLLRGEETPSRPMLLYVAALGATLYAALGLRSTLLTALGACVQVAALLTVLFGLLPWGAGTALRVALGRLGPGAGLAKALPV, encoded by the coding sequence ATGGCGGACCTCCACCGCCAGCTGCAGGAGTACCTGGCGCAGGGTAAAGCCGGCGGGCTGGCGGCCGCGGAGCCGCTGCTCGCTGCGGAAAAGAGGGAGGAGACCGCGGCAGGGGACGGGCCGGCGGGGGCGTGGCTGGGCCGCGCGGGCCTGCGCTggacctgggcgcggggccccgcggAACCCACGGTGGCGACAGGCTCAGCGTGCTTGCCAAGTGTGACCCGCGCGCAGCGGCTGGCGGCAAGCGGCGTGTGCCTGCTGCTGGCCGCGCTCTGCTTCGGCCTGGCCGCGCTCTACGCGCCCGTGCTGCTCTTGCGCGCCCGCAAGTTCGCGCTGCTCTGGTCGCTGGGCTCAGCGCTGGCGCTGGCGGGCGGCACGCTGCTGCGGGGTGGCGCGGCGTGCGGGCGCCTGCTACGCGGCGAAGAGACGCCGTCGCGACCCATGCTGCTCTACGTGGCCGCGCTGGGCGCCACGTTGTACGCGGCGCTCGGGCTTCGCAGCACGTTGCTCACGGCGCTGGGCGCCTGCGTGCAGGTGGCCGCGCTGCTGACCGTGTTGTTcgggctccttccctggggcgCAGGCACCGCGCTGCGTGTAGCGCTTGGACGCCTGGGCCCGGGTGCGGGCCTGGCCAAGGCGCTGCCCGTGTGA